Proteins encoded in a region of the Uloborus diversus isolate 005 chromosome 1, Udiv.v.3.1, whole genome shotgun sequence genome:
- the LOC129234183 gene encoding proliferating cell nuclear antigen-like: MFEARLVQGALLKKVLEAIKDLINEATWDCAATGISLQAMDNSHVSLVSLTMRSDGFDKFRCDRNLSMGMNLASMAKILKCAANDDIITIKAQDDADTVTFVFEAPNQEKISDYEMKLMNLDTEHLGIPETDYSVVIKLPASEFQRICRDLSQIGDSVGITCTKDGVRFSASGDLGTGNIKLSQTANVDKEEEAVIIEMQEPVSLNFALRYLNSFTKATPLAGQVQLSLSADVPLVVEYKIEDIGYIRYYLAPKIEDNDD, translated from the exons ATGTTTGAGGCACGTTTAGTACAAGGagctttgttaaaaaaagttttagaagcaATTAAAGACTTGATAAATGAAGCAACATGGGATTGTGCTGCTACTGGTATCAGTTTACAAGCTATGGATAATTCTCACGTCAGTTTAGTTTCATTGACTATGAGAAGTGATGGATTTGATAAATTTCGCTGTGATAGAAATCTCTCCATGGGTATGAATCTTGCCAG CATGGCTAAGATTCTGAAGTGTGCTGCTAATGATGATATCATAACCATTAAAGCTCAGGATGATGCAGATACTGTTACATTCGTCTTTGAAGCTCCTA ACCAAGAGAAGATATCTGATTATGAAATGAAGCTGATGAATTTAGACACAGAACATTTAGGCATTCCA gaAACTGATTACAGTGTAGTGATTAAGTTACCTGCCTCTGAATTCCAGAGGATATGTAGAGATCTAAGTCAGATTGGCGATTCCGTTGGCATCACGTGCACAAAAGACGGTGTTCGCTTTTCTGCTAGTGGAGATTTAGGAACAG GAAATATCAAACTTTCTCAAACTGCTAATGTTGATAAAGAAGAAGAAGCTGTTATTATTGAAATGCAGGAACCAGTGTCATTAAATTTTGCTCTTCGATATTTGAATTCTTTTACCAAAGCTACTCCGCTTGCTGGACAAGTTCAACTTTCTCTGTCGGCTGATGTACCATTAG